A single genomic interval of Arctopsyche grandis isolate Sample6627 chromosome 8, ASM5162203v2, whole genome shotgun sequence harbors:
- the HDAC11 gene encoding histone deacetylase 11, with the protein MSSLYFDILPRQLPIVYRKEYNVKFMGLEKLHVFDSSKWGHIYEYLVEAGMLTKDMVTKPLEADEDDLLVVHSRKYLNTLKWSVNVARIAEVAPLVFVPNYFVQTGYLKPMRFQTGGSILAGKLAIDRGWAINIGGGFHHCSANKGAGFCPYADITLLIKFLFHSGKGVRNAMIVDLDAHQGNGYELDFLGDENVYILDMYNADIYPRAHKVKRAIRCKIELHCGTDDDLYIAKLQCGLSRAFSEFHPDVLIYNAGTDILAGDPLGLLRISDIGIMRRDELVFRICKEKKIPIVMLMSGGYLKRTARIIANSILNLDSLGYLPKFHNS; encoded by the exons ATGTCTAG CCTATATTTCGACATATTGCCCCGACAATTACCAATTGTATACAGAAAAGAATACAACGTAAAATTTATGGGTCTTGAAAAACTTCATGTTTTTGATTCGTCTAAATGGGGTCACATATATGAG TATCTTGTGGAAGCCGGAATGCTGACGAAAGATATGGTGACGAAACCTTTAGAGGCAGACGAAGATGATTTACTAGTTGTGCATTCtagaaaatatttgaatactttGAAA tGGAGTGTGAATGTAGCTAGAATCGCTGAAGTTGCTCCTCTTGTATTTGTACCTAATTATTTTGTTCAGACTGGATATTTGAAACCAATgcg TTTTCAGACTGGTGGAAGTATTTTAGCTGGAAAATTAGCGATCGATAGAGGGTGGGCAATCAATATTGGTGGAGGATTTCATCATTGTAGTGCCAATAAGGGAGCTGGATTTTGTCCGTATGCTGATATTACTTTATTgatcaaatttttgtttcacagTGGAAAAGGAGTCCGAAATGCGATGATAGTAGATTTAGATGCCCACCAG GGTAACGGATACGAATTAGATTTTTTGGGTGacgaaaatgtatatatactggACATGTATAATGCAGATATTTATCCTAGAGCCCACAAAGTAAAACGAGCGATAAGATGCAAAATAGAATTGCATTGCGGAACAGATGACGATCTGTATATAGCTAAACTCCAATG tGGTTTGAGTAGAGCTTTCAGTGAATTTCATCCAGATGTTCTAATATATAACGCTGGAACTGATATACTAGCTGGAGATCCATTGGGTTTGCTACGTATATCTGATATT GGTATTATGAGACGGGATGAATTAGTTTTTCgaatatgtaaagaaaagaaaataccTATAGTGATGCTGATGAGTGGTGGTTATTTAAAGAGAACGGCAAgaataattgcaaattcaatattaaatttagattCATTGGGATATTTACCGAAATTTCATAATTCATAA
- the LOC143915294 gene encoding methyl farnesoate epoxidase-like yields the protein MFLIILTSVVLFVFWALKDSRRPSNFPPGPNWLPFVGNITTIAKKLKITGYHHLVWDDMIKTYGPIVGLKLGKRKVVLISDTDLIKEVSIRDEFQGRPDGFYWRLRAQGGRLGIVFNDGPDWIEQRKFSLIHLKKLGIGSTAMEDLIIAEILYFIEWLKTNSDSPINISRIFTIPVLNIIWTLIAGKRYDRKDKKLLTVCKSIDDNFQRIDTSGGILHHFPILRFIVPKASGYEALLANNYTMWNFLTETIDEHKQTIQPGKTRDFIDAYLHEINHENNDNTTFTNNQLHVVCLDFLQAGSDTTGNTLEFLIFYLTQNQEVQQKVYMEIDQVVGKCAQPNYEDRLRMSYTSAVIMEVQRLANIAPTGVPHRANSDAQLAGYKIPKDSTILLLFYNMHMDKNWEDPDIFRPERFLDDQGNLISNDRFAPFGIGKRRCPGENLARKNIFLFCVYLLQYFNLLPAPSFDINKKIEIVNGITLSPKSFEIIFKPRIK from the exons atgtttttaataatactaaCGAGCGTTGTGTTATTTGTATTTTGGGCACTTAAAGATTCAAGGAGACCTTCAAATTTTCCGCCTG GTCCCAATTGGTTACCTTTTGTTGGCAATATTACAACAATAGCTAAGAAACTAAAAATTACTGGGTACCATCATTTAGTATGGGATGATATGATTAAAACTTATGGGCCTATAGTGGGCCTCAAGTTAGGTAAAAGAAAAGTAGTCCTTATATCTGATACAGATTTGATCAAAGAAGTCTCTATAAGGGACGAATTTCAGGGAAGGCCAGATGGTTTTTATTGGAGACTACGAGCACAAGGTGGACGTTTag GTATAGTTTTCAACGATGGACCAGATTGGATTGaacaaagaaaattttcattgatacatttgaaaaaattgGGAATTGGTAGTACTGCAATGGAAGATTTAATCATAGCAGAAATTTTGTATTTCATTGAGTGGTTAAAAACTAATTCTGATTCCCCTATTAATATTTCCCGCATTTTCACCATCcctgtattaaatataatatggacTTTAATTGCTGGCAAAAG atatGACCGCAAAGACAAAAAATTATTAACAGTATGTAAATCGATAGATGACAATTTTCAAAGGATTGACACTtctggtggaattttacatcatTTTCCTATTTTGAGATTTATAGTGCCCAAGGCGAGTGGCTACGAAGCATTACTCGCAAATAATTACACTATGTGGAATTTTCTTACA GAAACTATAGATGAACACAAGCAAACGATTCAACCTGGAAAAACAAGAGATTTTATTGATGCATATCTTCATGAAATTAACCACGAAAACAATGATAACACTACTTTTACAa ATAATCAACTACATGTTGTATGTTTGGACTTCTTGCAAGCTGGAAGTGATACTACAGGCAATACTTTAgagtttttaattttctatcTGACCCAAAATCAAGAAGTTCAACAAAAAGTTTATATGGAAATTGATCAAGTTGTTGGAAAATGCGCGCAACCAAACTATGAGGATCGATTAag AATGTCATATACGTCTGCAGTAATTATGGAAGTGCAACGGTTAGCGAATATTGCTCCTACTGGCGTTCCTCACCGGGCTAATTCCGATGCTCAATTAGCTGGTTATAAAATACCTAAG gaTTCAAccatattattactattttacaaCATGCACATGGACAAAAATTGGGAAGATCCAGATATTTTCCGACCCGAAAGATTTTTGGATGATCAAGGAAATCTCATAAGCAACGACAGATTTGCCCCATTTGGAATTG gaAAGAGGCGATGCCCCGGTGAGAATTTGgcgagaaaaaatatatttctcttttgcgtttatttattacaatatttcaacCTACTCCCAGCACCTTCTtttgatattaataaaaaaattgaaattgtaaatgGAATAACACTGAGTCCAAAgtcatttgaaatcatattcaaacctagaataaaataa
- the Nelf-E gene encoding negative elongation factor E, which translates to MVYLHFPTNLTEEELMLQAKYQKLKKKKKAVVALKTARPEPAATGTGVVGARDAREYARKLLKSGAIGALGPAGSKTPQAFKRPRAARDRRPGAHYTPFSAGSGASGGTAPPASPASPGSAPGEPPEVKPTRPATSLYDSFVVARDKEERVEPLKTKGGGNTVFVSGHKISEEFLRKHLGTFGAIVNISMEIEKHRGFVTFDRHDVAQRAIAEMNGTMASGIQLEVSMARRQPQMERINEASSSSAWCTLAASHSQKGPHRDGRNIVSYEDLFSA; encoded by the exons ATGGTGTATTTGCACTTTCCCACAAATTTAACCGAGGAGGAGCTGATGCTGCAAGCAAAATACCAGAagttgaaaaagaaaaagaaagcgGTGGTGGCGTTGAAGACAGCGCGACCCGAGCCAGCAGCCACTGGGACGGGAGTGGTTGGAGCACGAGACGCCCGTGAATATGCCCGGAAGCTACTCAAATCCGGTGCTATCGGAGCCTTGGGACCTGCAGGATCCAAAACTCCGCAAGCCTTCAAGCGACCCAGAGCCGCTCGAGACCGACGACCTGGAGCTCATTACACGCCCTTCAGCGCGGGTTCGGGAGCTTCCGGAGGCACTGCGCCACCTGCGAGCCCTGCCAGCCCAGGTTCCGCTCCCGGGGAACCACCGGAAGTTAAGCCTACGAGACCTGCTACTTCTCTTTATGACTCCTTCGTAGTAGCCCGCGACAA GGAGGAACGAGTAGAACCTTTGAAGACGAAAGGTGGTGGAAACACTGTTTTTGTTTCTGGACACAAAATATCCGAAGAATTTTTGAGAAAGCATTTGGGAACATTCGGTGCAATTGTTAATATATCTATGGAAATCGAAAAACATAG AGGTTTCGTAACGTTTGATAGACACGATGTTGCGCAACGAGCGATTGCTGAAATGAATGGCACAATGGCTTCTGGAATTCAACTCGAG GTTTCCATGGCTAGAAGACAACCTCAGATGGAACGCATAAACGAAGCATCTTCATCATCAGCCTGGTGTACACTTGCCGCATCACATTCACAGAAAGGACCTCATAGAGATGGTAGAAATATCGTGTCATATGAAGATTTGTTTTCAGCttaa
- the Rpn13 gene encoding regulatory particle non-ATPase 13 codes for MSGALFVGGSGGGAAKHLVEFRAGRLALRDGVVTADRRRGLLYLFQGDDSLLHFCWRDRNTGHVEDDYILFPGDCEYARVAQCTTGRVYVLKFNASSRRLFFWMQEPKTDKDDEYCRRINEVLNNPPSVGGGRSSSGGAPDGELQNILNNMSQQQLMQLFGGVGQMGGLSSLLSTMGRSPTGQSSRSSSNATPTNRPPSETPRAPSRPPRVVPVTAPTPTTPSTPNTPNTPSTQTQQPATTRSQPIHLSDLQKYLSGLTNTSSDEGSSSKPSTNEVVDLASVISTPEVIATAGPHASGLMEHLPPPAADQQQDDIKTTLLSPQFAQAMTLFSNAIASGQLGPIISQFGLGSEAVLAAQSGDMKAFIKALEKEESKTDESKKPKEKDEDENMALD; via the exons ATGTCAGGGGCTCTGTTCGTGGGGGGCAGCGGAGGGGGCGCGGCGAAGCACCTGGTGGAATTCCGCGCGGGACGGCTGGCGCTGCGGGACGGAGTGGTGACGGCCGACCGCCGGCGAGGACTGCTCTACCTCTTCCAGGGCGACGACTCGTTGCTGCACTTCTGCTGGAGAGACCGCAACACCGGACACGTCGAAGACGACTACATCCTCTTCCCGGGCGACTGCGAGTACGCTCGAGTCGCGCAGTGCACCACGGGCCGCGTCTACGTCCTCAAGTTCAACGCTTCCTCGAGAAGGCTCTTCTTCTGGATGCAG GAACCCAAGACTGATAAAGATGATGAATATTGCCGCCGAATCAACGAAGTGCTGAATAATCCCCCTTCAGTGGGTGGAGGCCGCAGTAGCAGCGGAGGTGCTCCGGATGGCGAACTGCAAAACATATTAAACAATATGTCGCAGCAACAGCTGATGCAACTTTTCGGAGGAGTAGGTCAAATGGGTGGCCTCTCTTCATTGTTGAGTACAATGGG CCGTTCTCCTACTGGACAGAGCTCGCGCTCCAGCAGTAATGCGACGCCGACGAATCGTCCGCCTTCGGAAACCCCGAGAGCACCCTCACGTCCTCCGCGTGTTGTGCCGGTCACCGCACCGACCCCCACAACACCTTCAACCCCTAATACACCTAACACACCTAGTACTCAAACGCAACAACCTGCCACAACTAGAA GTCAACCTATACATTTATCTGATCTACAGAAGTATTTATCTGGTTTGACCAATACTTCAAGTGATGAAGGCTCGTCTTCGAAACCTTCTACTAATGAAGTGGTAGACCTTGCTTCTGTGATATCTACACCGGAAGTCATCGCCACCGCAGGTCCACATGCTTCAGGCCTTATGGAGCATTTGCCCCCACCTGCTGCAGATCAACAACAAGACGATATAAAAACAACACTTCTTTCGCCGCAGTTTGCACAA GCAATGACTTTATTTTCCAACGCTATCGCATCTGGTCAATTAGGTCCAATTATTTCCCAGTTTGGTTTGGGGAGTGAAGCTGTTTTAGCAGCGCAAAGTGGTGACATGAAAGCCTTCATAAAAGCGTTAGAAAAGGAAGAAAGCAAAACAGATGAAAGTAAAAAGCCGAAAGAAAAAGATGAAGATGAAAATATGGCTCTAGATTAG